One window from the genome of Sesamum indicum cultivar Zhongzhi No. 13 linkage group LG15, S_indicum_v1.0, whole genome shotgun sequence encodes:
- the LOC105178323 gene encoding developmentally-regulated G-protein 3 produces the protein MATVMQKIKDIEDEMARTQKNKATAHHLGLLKAKLAKLRREILTPASKGGGGAGEGFDVTKSGDARVGLVGFPSVGKSTLLNKLTGTFSEVASYEFTTLTCIPGVITYRGAKIQLLDLPGIIEGAKDGKGRGRQVISTARTCNCILIVLDAIKPITHKRLIEKELEGFGIRLNKEPPNLTFRRKDKGGINLTSTVTNTHLDLETVKAICGEYRIHNADINLRYDATADDLIDVIEGSRVYMPCIYAINKIDQITLEELEILDKLPHYCPVSAHLEWNLDGLLEKVWEYLNLTRIYTKPKGMNPDYEDPVILSSKRRTVEDFCNRIHKDMLKQFKYALVWGSSAKHKPQRVGKEHELEDEDVVQIIKKV, from the exons ATGGCGACAGTGATgcagaaaattaaagatatcGAAGATGAG ATGGCAAGAACTCAGAAGAACAAAGCGACTGCCCACCATCTGGGCTTGCTGAAG GCAAAACTTGCAAAACTCCGAAGGGAAATTCTTACACCAGCATCTAAGGGAGGTGGTGGTGCTGGAGAAGGTTTTGATGTTACAAAAAGTGGTGATGCGAGAGTTGGCCTTGTGGGTTTTCCTTCAGTTGGGAAATCAACACTCTTAAACAAATTAACTGGAACTTTTTCAGAG GTTGCTTCATACGAGTTTACTACTTTAACTTGCATTCCTGGTGTAATCACATATCGAGGAGCTAAAATTCAG TTATTGGACCTTCCCGGTATTATTGAGGGTGCTAAAGATGGCAAGGGTAGAGGTAGGCAG GTCATCAGTACAGCTCGGACATGCAACTGCATCCTGATTGTTCTGGATGCGATAAAACCAATTACTCATAAACGCCTAATAGAGAAAGAGCTTGAGGGATTTGGCATAAG ATTAAACAAGGAACCACCAAATCTGACATTTCGGAGGAAAGACAAGGGTGGAATCAATCTCACATCTACAGTTACCAACACACATCTTGACCTTGAAACAGTGAAGGCAATTTGTGGTGAATACAGAATACACAATGCTGATATTAATCTTAGATATGATGCAACAGCAGATGACCTTATAGATGTCATTGAGGGAAGCAGGGTATATATGCCTTGCATCTATGCCATCAACAAGATTGATCAGATTACACTTGAAGAGTTGGAGATTTTGGACAAACTTCCACATTATTGCCCAGTCAG TGCTCATTTGGAATGGAACCTCGATGGTCTACTGGAGAAAGTATGGGAATATCTCAACTTAACTCGCATATACACGAAGCCAAAGGGGATGAATCCAGACTATGAAGATCCTGTCATATTGTCATCCAAGAGACGGACGGTTGAGGACTTCTGCAATAGAATCCACAAGGACATGcttaaacaattcaaata TGCACTGGTTTGGGGTTCAAGCGCGAAACACAAACCCCAGAGGGTGGGCAAG GAGCACGAACTGGAAGATGAAGACGTCGTACAAATCATTAAGAAGGTGTGA